One genomic segment of Aquipluma nitroreducens includes these proteins:
- a CDS encoding glycosyltransferase family 4 protein has translation MIIAVNTRLLLPEKLEGIGWFTRETLSRITCEHPEHQFLFIFDRPYADEFIFSDNITPIVLSPPTRHPILWFIWFEIQIPKILKKYKADLFFSPDGYLSLNTRVRQLAAIHDINFAHRPQDLPWLKAKYYNHFFPRFARKAKRIVTVSYFSKEDINRTYKIDSDKVDVVYNGVNTSYTPTSDDENSNTKAIYSKGKDYFLFIGSIHPRKNICGLLRAYDAFRTSVESDTKLLIVGESMFKTSDIELTYEGMRYKDDVVFTGRLNNDELHRVLGASLALTFVPFFEGFGIPVIEAMNAGVPVICSNTTSLPEVGGNAVLYVDPFSLSQIKDAMIRIFQEKDLRDSLIEKGFVQKEKFSWDKTAELLWGSIQICANT, from the coding sequence ATGATAATCGCCGTTAATACACGCTTACTACTACCCGAAAAGCTTGAAGGAATTGGATGGTTTACTCGGGAAACCTTGTCACGGATAACTTGTGAACATCCGGAACATCAGTTTCTGTTTATTTTTGATCGTCCGTATGCCGATGAGTTTATTTTTTCTGATAACATTACACCTATCGTATTGTCGCCACCAACCAGGCACCCTATTTTGTGGTTCATCTGGTTCGAAATTCAGATTCCGAAGATTTTAAAGAAGTACAAAGCTGATTTGTTTTTCTCGCCCGACGGCTATTTGTCATTGAATACACGAGTTCGCCAACTGGCAGCTATTCATGATATTAATTTTGCTCACCGACCTCAGGATTTGCCCTGGCTAAAAGCAAAATATTACAATCATTTTTTCCCGAGGTTCGCCAGAAAGGCTAAACGTATTGTTACTGTATCGTACTTCTCGAAAGAAGATATTAACCGTACCTATAAAATTGATTCAGATAAAGTTGATGTAGTTTATAATGGAGTAAATACTTCTTATACGCCTACTTCCGACGATGAAAATTCAAATACAAAAGCGATTTATTCAAAGGGTAAAGACTATTTTTTGTTTATCGGATCAATTCACCCGCGCAAAAATATTTGTGGATTGCTGCGGGCTTATGACGCTTTTCGTACTTCTGTTGAGTCGGATACTAAGTTGCTGATTGTTGGTGAGAGCATGTTTAAAACCAGCGACATTGAGCTGACTTACGAAGGAATGCGTTACAAAGACGATGTTGTTTTTACAGGCAGACTGAATAATGACGAACTGCATCGCGTATTAGGTGCTTCGTTGGCGCTCACTTTTGTGCCGTTCTTCGAAGGTTTTGGTATTCCGGTTATCGAAGCGATGAATGCAGGCGTTCCTGTAATTTGTTCGAATACAACTTCTTTGCCTGAAGTTGGTGGCAATGCAGTGCTTTACGTCGATCCATTTTCGTTAAGCCAGATCAAAGACGCCATGATCCGGATTTTTCAGGAGAAAGATCTTCGCGATTCACTCATTGAAAAGGGATTTGTTCAGAAGGAAAAGTTTAGCTGGGATAAAACGGCTGAATTACTTTGGGGAAGTATCCAGATTTGTGCGAATACCTAA
- a CDS encoding oligosaccharide flippase family protein: MKRKFITNLLLLLFLNVLIKPFWIFGIDLTVQNLVGDESYGLYFSLLNFSMILNILLDFGITSYNNKNIAQHGQLLKKHISNIVGLKFLLAGIYAVVCMVTALIIGYKQVQLHLLAFLILNQFLISFTLYLRSNISGLHLFRTDSLLSVLDRSLMIIICSILLFTNITHHTFKIEWFVYSQSAAYLIASAITLGVVLARTGKLKFYFDRKFFIVFLRKSYPYALLILLMSFYNRIDSVMLERLLPDGKEQAGIYAHAFRLLDAVSMFGVLFAGLLLPIFARMLKQKGDIGSMVQFSFLLLFVPAIIISLSSGFYDKEIMLLLKYSHTELSASIFQLLMVSFLGIATTYIFGTLLTANGSIRQLNWMAVVGMGLNIGLNLILIPHIQALGSAWASLATQLFTAVAQTILAVIILKLNINYRLIGKLILFVCFVFLAGYFSRQIDTWYLGYATMIATSILFAFISRLINLKALAEIIRNDQQA, translated from the coding sequence TTGAAACGGAAGTTTATTACAAATCTTTTACTGCTCCTTTTTCTGAATGTTTTAATCAAACCTTTCTGGATATTCGGAATCGACCTCACCGTGCAAAACCTGGTGGGAGACGAAAGCTATGGGTTGTATTTCTCGCTTCTGAATTTTTCGATGATCCTGAATATTCTGCTCGACTTTGGAATAACCAGTTACAACAACAAAAACATCGCCCAACACGGCCAATTGCTGAAAAAACACATTAGTAACATTGTTGGATTAAAATTCCTGCTGGCGGGCATTTATGCGGTAGTTTGCATGGTTACTGCACTGATAATCGGATACAAGCAAGTCCAACTTCATCTTCTTGCTTTCCTGATTTTGAATCAGTTTCTCATCTCATTCACACTTTATTTGCGCTCAAACATTAGCGGGCTACATCTATTCCGAACCGACAGTCTTTTATCGGTACTCGACCGTTCGCTGATGATTATTATCTGCTCAATCCTCCTATTTACCAACATAACCCACCATACTTTTAAGATCGAATGGTTTGTATATTCTCAGTCGGCAGCCTATCTAATTGCAAGTGCGATCACTCTTGGTGTTGTTTTAGCGAGAACCGGAAAACTTAAATTTTATTTCGACCGTAAATTCTTTATCGTTTTTCTCCGGAAAAGCTACCCTTATGCATTACTGATTTTGCTGATGTCGTTTTACAATCGCATCGATTCGGTCATGCTCGAAAGGTTATTGCCCGATGGAAAAGAGCAAGCCGGAATTTATGCCCACGCATTTCGACTACTCGATGCAGTTTCTATGTTTGGCGTTTTATTCGCTGGACTACTACTGCCTATTTTTGCCCGGATGCTCAAACAAAAAGGGGACATTGGCTCGATGGTTCAATTCTCCTTTTTACTTCTATTCGTTCCGGCAATAATTATCAGCCTTTCCTCCGGATTTTACGATAAGGAAATTATGCTTTTACTGAAATACAGTCATACTGAACTCTCTGCATCTATCTTTCAGTTGCTGATGGTTAGTTTTTTGGGCATAGCCACCACCTATATTTTTGGCACACTTCTCACTGCCAATGGAAGTATCAGGCAGCTAAACTGGATGGCAGTTGTCGGAATGGGACTAAATATTGGATTAAATTTAATCCTGATTCCTCATATTCAGGCATTGGGATCGGCCTGGGCCAGTTTGGCAACACAACTCTTTACAGCAGTGGCCCAAACCATTCTGGCTGTCATTATTTTGAAACTGAATATTAATTACCGTTTAATCGGCAAATTGATTTTGTTTGTTTGCTTTGTATTTCTGGCAGGGTATTTTAGCCGGCAAATAGACACCTGGTATCTGGGTTATGCAACAATGATTGCTACAAGCATATTATTTGCATTTATTTCCCGTTTAATAAACCTGAAAGCATTGGCAGAAATCATTCGAAACGATCAGCAGGCATGA
- a CDS encoding DUF3267 domain-containing protein yields the protein MSRKLTPEDLQNESEFELLTEVSHQKLRDFVVEQITEERYLIRIYSIYQVIMMIIFAFLLTRGIVLVFNGHSETLINVGLAVIFSFSALIIVHELLHALAYMITGAKKISFGAIPKKFIFYALADRQVIAKRAFHVVALTPFVVVKLICLIGIISFYNDQIMYFYLSIMCLHSLFCAGDIAMLAFYRIHKGKEIYNFDDKNEGKTYFYTRKLEI from the coding sequence ATGAGCAGAAAGTTAACTCCTGAAGATTTACAAAACGAAAGCGAATTCGAACTTCTCACCGAGGTTTCGCATCAAAAACTGCGTGATTTTGTGGTGGAACAAATTACCGAAGAAAGATACCTTATCCGGATTTATTCCATTTATCAGGTAATCATGATGATCATATTTGCATTTCTTCTGACCCGAGGCATTGTTTTGGTATTCAATGGTCATTCTGAAACATTAATAAATGTAGGATTAGCAGTCATATTTTCATTTTCCGCTTTGATCATCGTACACGAACTGCTTCACGCGTTGGCTTATATGATTACGGGAGCAAAGAAAATTTCGTTCGGCGCAATCCCGAAAAAATTTATTTTTTATGCTTTGGCCGACCGCCAGGTGATTGCAAAACGAGCTTTTCACGTTGTTGCGTTAACTCCTTTTGTTGTTGTGAAGCTGATTTGTCTGATTGGGATCATTAGTTTTTACAACGACCAAATCATGTACTTTTACCTGAGTATAATGTGCCTTCATTCATTATTTTGCGCCGGAGATATAGCCATGCTGGCCTTTTATCGGATTCACAAGGGAAAAGAAATTTACAATTTTGATGACAAAAATGAAGGGAAGACTTATTTTTACACCCGAAAACTAGAAATATAG
- a CDS encoding undecaprenyl-diphosphate phosphatase: protein MTIIEAIVIAVVEGITEFLPISSTGHMIITEALLGVNMDEFTKAFTVNIQFGAILSVVVLYWRRFLQSWTFYQKLLVAFMPAAVIGLLGSDLIDQLFESVMVVAITMLLGGILLLFVDKWFKKEKENQKVTYRNALKIGFWQCIAMIPGVSRSAASIIGGMQQKLSRTNAAEFSFFLAVPTMAAASGYKLLKLILHPDGISMMKDNLTTLLIGNIVAFIVAMIAIKTFITFLQKHGFKVFGWYRIVVGLILITLLLMGVDLKVV from the coding sequence ATGACAATTATAGAAGCCATTGTTATTGCTGTTGTGGAAGGAATTACTGAATTTCTGCCCATTTCATCTACCGGTCACATGATAATTACAGAGGCCTTGCTAGGCGTTAACATGGATGAATTTACCAAGGCATTTACTGTTAACATTCAGTTTGGAGCTATTCTTTCAGTAGTAGTACTTTATTGGCGCAGATTCCTTCAGAGCTGGACGTTTTATCAAAAGCTACTAGTTGCTTTTATGCCTGCAGCTGTTATTGGATTACTTGGTAGTGATCTTATAGACCAATTATTTGAAAGTGTAATGGTTGTAGCAATCACCATGTTATTGGGAGGGATACTGCTTTTATTTGTTGACAAATGGTTTAAAAAGGAAAAAGAAAACCAGAAAGTTACTTATCGTAACGCTTTGAAAATTGGATTTTGGCAGTGTATTGCCATGATACCGGGAGTTTCGCGCTCTGCAGCAAGTATCATTGGTGGCATGCAGCAAAAACTGAGCAGAACCAATGCCGCCGAATTTTCGTTTTTTCTGGCTGTTCCAACTATGGCAGCCGCTTCAGGGTATAAACTTCTCAAATTAATTCTTCATCCTGATGGCATTTCAATGATGAAGGACAATTTAACGACATTATTAATCGGTAACATCGTTGCCTTTATTGTGGCTATGATCGCAATCAAAACGTTCATCACTTTTTTACAGAAACACGGATTTAAAGTGTTCGGTTGGTACCGTATTGTCGTTGGCCTAATCCTGATTACCCTTTTGCTGATGGGTGTTGATTTGAAGGTGGTGTAA
- the gltX gene encoding glutamate--tRNA ligase: MERRVRVRFAPSPTGPLHMGGVRTALFNYLFAKKHGGDFLLRIEDTDQNRYVPGAEDYIIESLKWCGLVPDEGVGFGGDLGPYRQSERKPIYKKYADQLIENGNAYYSFDTAEELDELRKQAEADKQVFSYDLHTRNSLKNSLTLSSEEVQARLNNGEHYVIRFKMPETRDIVEEDLIRGRVSFNTNQLDDKVLFKSDGMPTYHLANVVDDYLMNITHVIRGEEWLSSMPLHVLLYESLGISENRPRFSHLPLILKPEGKGKLSKRDGDKMGFPVFPLLWNNQETGESYRGYREDGYFPEAFVNMLALLGWNSGTEQEFFSIDELIESFDLTRVVKSGARFDPEKAKWFNRHYLQLKSAAELAALVLPELKEKGIDPDPQKLERIVGLIKERCEFVKDIWAQSHFFFQAPESYDEKTVKSKWKADTNEKLESISALFGTITDWKAEAIKETFSAFMTAKEWGFGAVMVPIRLALVGGSSGPDLFEIFELIGKEETIGRIKSACERIKL; encoded by the coding sequence ATGGAAAGAAGAGTGAGGGTACGTTTTGCCCCAAGTCCGACAGGTCCGCTTCACATGGGCGGAGTAAGGACAGCCTTATTCAATTATTTATTTGCAAAGAAGCATGGCGGCGATTTCCTGTTACGCATCGAAGATACTGATCAAAATAGATACGTACCCGGAGCCGAAGATTATATCATTGAATCGCTGAAATGGTGTGGTTTGGTACCTGACGAAGGTGTTGGTTTTGGTGGCGATTTGGGGCCGTACCGTCAGAGCGAACGTAAACCGATCTATAAAAAATATGCCGATCAACTGATTGAAAATGGAAATGCATATTATTCGTTTGATACTGCTGAAGAATTGGACGAACTCCGGAAACAGGCTGAAGCCGACAAGCAGGTTTTTTCGTACGATTTGCATACCCGCAACAGCTTAAAAAATTCGCTCACCCTTTCTTCGGAAGAAGTTCAGGCCAGATTGAACAATGGAGAACACTATGTCATCCGGTTCAAAATGCCTGAAACCCGCGATATTGTTGAGGAAGATTTGATTCGCGGTCGTGTGTCGTTTAATACCAATCAGCTTGATGACAAGGTTTTGTTTAAGTCCGACGGAATGCCAACCTACCATTTAGCCAATGTGGTCGATGATTATTTGATGAACATTACTCATGTCATCCGTGGCGAAGAATGGCTTTCGTCGATGCCTCTGCATGTATTATTGTACGAATCGTTGGGTATTTCAGAAAACCGTCCGCGCTTCTCGCACCTTCCGTTAATCCTGAAACCTGAAGGGAAAGGAAAACTGAGCAAACGCGATGGCGATAAAATGGGATTCCCGGTTTTTCCATTGCTTTGGAATAATCAGGAAACAGGCGAATCGTACCGGGGTTACCGTGAAGATGGTTATTTCCCTGAAGCTTTTGTCAATATGCTGGCCCTTTTGGGGTGGAATTCTGGAACTGAACAGGAATTTTTCTCGATCGACGAATTAATCGAAAGTTTCGACTTAACTCGAGTGGTTAAATCGGGAGCACGATTCGATCCGGAGAAAGCCAAATGGTTCAACCGTCATTACCTGCAGCTGAAATCGGCTGCCGAGCTGGCTGCGTTGGTTTTACCCGAATTGAAAGAAAAAGGTATTGATCCCGATCCACAAAAACTCGAACGCATTGTAGGCCTGATTAAGGAACGCTGCGAATTTGTAAAAGACATTTGGGCGCAATCGCATTTCTTCTTTCAGGCTCCGGAAAGCTACGACGAAAAGACCGTGAAGTCGAAATGGAAAGCCGACACCAACGAAAAACTGGAATCTATTTCAGCGCTTTTCGGAACCATTACAGACTGGAAAGCCGAGGCTATAAAAGAAACCTTTTCGGCATTTATGACCGCCAAAGAATGGGGATTTGGAGCAGTGATGGTTCCAATCCGTTTGGCGCTGGTCGGAGGAAGCAGTGGTCCCGATTTATTTGAAATCTTTGAGCTAATTGGCAAGGAGGAAACGATCGGACGGATCAAAAGTGCCTGTGAAAGGATAAAATTGTAA
- a CDS encoding S46 family peptidase yields MKRFLAIVAFIQVILPGMVKADEGMWLPALINKLNINQMSKEGCSLKAEDIYSINHSSLKDAVVALDHGSCTAELISDEGLLLTNHHCGFDEIQEHSSVDHDYLQNGFWAKTKEEELPNVGKTASFLIRFEDVSEKVLSQLNDQMSTDDRNKKVREVSNEIEKEATGDTHYEARVQALYNENRYYLFVYETFRDIRLVGAPPQSMGKFGGDTDNWMWPRHTADFSMFRIYCGKDGKPASYSKDNVPYKPKYYLPISLKGYKMGDFAMILGYPGSTNRYKTSYGIEYTMNITNPIRIKVREEKQRIMQEFMNTSRKARIMYSAKYARSANYYKYSIGQNQGLKRLNVLEKKRQLEDQFTKWVNADEQRKAKYGEALRLIANSYKNIEDEKAFEYMVESMVRGPEIFYFAYRTRPLYDALKSDKNSEHVSLASERVRSGLDEFFKDYDSETDQKIAAALFKIYDENVAPQYHPPFFKTVKLKYGNDFEKYTKELYAKSIFGSQERLVRFFEAPKAKVLEKDPLFQASLEIFRMMGLIGDETGKTTEALERGNRLFVGGLMEMEADKNFYPDANSSMRLTYGTVGDYIPRDAVKYNYFTTLKGYIEKEIPGDDEFDVPAKLKELYYAKDYGRYADADGNLRTCFMTNNDITGGNSGSPVINGKGELIGIAFDGNWEAMSGDIAFENDLQKCINVDIRFVLWTIDKMGGAQNLIDEMTIAN; encoded by the coding sequence ATGAAACGTTTTTTAGCAATTGTCGCATTCATTCAGGTTATTCTGCCTGGAATGGTAAAAGCTGACGAGGGGATGTGGTTACCAGCTTTGATTAACAAGCTGAACATAAACCAAATGAGTAAAGAGGGATGTTCGCTTAAAGCTGAAGATATCTACAGCATTAACCATTCAAGTTTGAAAGATGCGGTGGTTGCATTGGATCATGGGTCGTGTACCGCCGAATTGATTTCGGATGAAGGTCTTTTGCTGACCAACCACCACTGCGGCTTTGATGAAATTCAGGAACACAGTTCTGTTGATCACGATTATCTGCAAAACGGATTCTGGGCGAAAACAAAAGAAGAAGAACTGCCCAATGTAGGCAAAACAGCTTCATTTCTAATTCGTTTTGAAGACGTTTCAGAAAAAGTTTTATCGCAGTTAAACGACCAGATGAGCACCGACGACCGGAACAAAAAAGTTCGTGAAGTGTCGAATGAAATTGAAAAAGAAGCCACTGGCGATACTCATTACGAGGCTCGTGTTCAGGCTTTGTATAACGAAAATCGCTACTACCTGTTTGTTTATGAAACTTTCCGCGATATTCGTCTGGTAGGGGCTCCACCACAATCAATGGGTAAATTCGGTGGCGATACCGACAACTGGATGTGGCCACGTCATACTGCCGACTTTAGCATGTTCCGTATTTACTGCGGAAAAGATGGAAAACCGGCATCGTATTCGAAGGACAATGTTCCCTACAAACCTAAATACTACTTGCCAATCTCGCTGAAAGGATACAAGATGGGCGATTTTGCCATGATTCTGGGCTATCCGGGAAGCACCAACCGATACAAAACTTCGTACGGAATTGAATATACCATGAATATTACCAATCCGATCCGAATTAAAGTGCGTGAAGAAAAACAACGCATCATGCAGGAATTTATGAACACTTCGCGAAAAGCAAGAATTATGTATTCGGCCAAATATGCCCGTAGTGCAAATTATTATAAATACAGTATCGGACAAAACCAGGGACTTAAGCGGTTGAACGTTCTGGAAAAGAAACGGCAACTGGAAGATCAGTTTACAAAATGGGTAAATGCCGACGAGCAACGCAAAGCCAAATATGGCGAAGCGCTCAGGCTGATCGCTAATTCGTACAAAAATATAGAAGACGAAAAAGCCTTCGAGTACATGGTTGAATCTATGGTTCGCGGACCTGAAATTTTTTATTTTGCGTACCGTACACGTCCATTGTATGATGCTTTAAAGTCGGATAAAAACTCAGAACACGTCAGCTTGGCGAGCGAACGGGTAAGAAGTGGACTCGATGAATTTTTCAAAGATTACGATTCGGAAACTGACCAGAAAATAGCGGCTGCACTTTTTAAAATTTACGATGAAAACGTTGCACCACAATATCACCCACCATTCTTTAAAACAGTAAAACTAAAATACGGCAACGACTTCGAAAAATACACCAAGGAATTGTATGCCAAATCAATTTTCGGAAGTCAGGAAAGATTGGTTCGTTTCTTCGAAGCGCCAAAAGCTAAGGTACTTGAAAAAGATCCGCTCTTTCAGGCCTCATTAGAGATCTTCAGGATGATGGGATTAATTGGCGACGAAACCGGTAAAACGACGGAAGCACTCGAAAGAGGAAATCGTTTGTTTGTTGGTGGACTGATGGAAATGGAAGCCGACAAAAATTTCTACCCGGATGCCAATTCAAGCATGCGGTTAACATACGGAACAGTAGGCGACTACATTCCACGCGATGCTGTGAAGTATAACTATTTTACCACACTGAAAGGCTATATTGAAAAAGAAATCCCGGGAGACGATGAGTTTGATGTACCGGCTAAGCTAAAAGAACTTTATTACGCCAAAGATTACGGTCGCTATGCCGACGCTGACGGAAATCTACGAACTTGCTTCATGACCAACAACGACATCACTGGCGGAAACTCCGGAAGCCCGGTAATCAATGGAAAAGGCGAATTGATCGGAATTGCTTTCGATGGCAACTGGGAAGCGATGAGCGGCGACATCGCTTTCGAGAACGATTTGCAGAAATGTATCAATGTCGACATCCGTTTTGTACTGTGGACCATCGATAAAATGGGCGGCGCTCAAAACCTGATTGACGAAATGACAATCGCGAACTAA
- the rnhA gene encoding ribonuclease HI, protein MNITIYTDGAAKGNPGPGGYGTVLLSGQFRKELSEGFELTTNNRMELLAVIVGLEALKIENSVVTIYSDSKYVVDAVEKGWIWNWVKIRFKGKKNQDLWLRFLKIYPKHQVKFVWVKGHANIPENERCDQLAVAASMQPRLKKDNGYLASL, encoded by the coding sequence TTGAACATTACAATCTATACCGATGGTGCTGCAAAAGGGAATCCGGGTCCGGGAGGATACGGAACGGTTCTGCTTTCAGGACAATTCCGGAAAGAATTATCTGAAGGATTTGAACTGACCACCAATAACCGGATGGAATTGCTGGCTGTAATTGTTGGTCTGGAGGCTTTGAAAATCGAAAATTCTGTGGTTACAATCTATTCCGACTCGAAATACGTGGTTGATGCGGTTGAAAAAGGTTGGATCTGGAATTGGGTGAAGATTCGGTTCAAAGGCAAGAAGAATCAAGATCTCTGGCTCCGTTTCCTGAAAATATACCCCAAACATCAGGTGAAATTTGTTTGGGTAAAAGGGCATGCCAACATTCCGGAGAACGAACGCTGCGATCAACTGGCAGTTGCCGCTTCGATGCAACCCCGATTAAAGAAAGACAACGGATATTTAGCCAGCCTCTGA
- a CDS encoding 3-deoxy-D-manno-octulosonic acid transferase, with product MNALYNLSIFFYSILIRLSAPFNIKAGQISKGRKLTFADLQSKIKHDKPIAWVHCASLGEFEQGRPIIEAIRKQHPEYRILLTFFSPSGYEIRKNYDLADYICYLPADTKKNAERLIELVRPEVVFFVKYEFWFHYINELKKRNIPLYLVSAIFRENQLFFKNTLWGKWYRKMLFSFEQFFVQDDQSVRLLHGVGIKNVTKAGDTRFDRVAEIARNGKNIPLVEKLKGNSLLVVAGSTWKPDEELLIQYIHSHPETKFVIAPHETKKANVERLISLLKTPVICYTEATEESVMNKQVLIVDTIGILSSIYKYADLAYIGGGFGVGIHNTLEAAIFGMPIVFGPNYLKFNEATSMVKLGIAFPVTDSTSLNLIFDQLLSDNQKRNWIARECTGFTNHNLGATQIILNKVFNR from the coding sequence ATGAACGCCCTTTATAACCTTTCGATATTTTTCTATTCCATTCTGATTAGACTGTCAGCCCCATTCAACATCAAGGCCGGGCAAATCAGCAAAGGGCGCAAACTGACATTTGCCGACCTTCAGTCCAAAATTAAACACGACAAACCAATAGCATGGGTACATTGCGCCTCGCTGGGCGAATTCGAGCAGGGACGGCCAATTATTGAAGCCATTCGCAAGCAACATCCCGAATACCGGATTCTATTGACATTCTTTTCACCTTCAGGATATGAAATCAGGAAAAACTATGATCTGGCCGACTACATTTGCTACCTGCCAGCCGACACCAAAAAAAATGCAGAACGCCTGATTGAATTGGTTCGCCCTGAGGTTGTATTCTTTGTCAAATATGAATTCTGGTTCCACTACATCAACGAATTAAAGAAACGAAATATTCCACTTTACCTGGTTTCAGCCATTTTCCGCGAAAACCAATTGTTCTTCAAAAATACACTTTGGGGCAAATGGTATCGAAAAATGCTTTTCAGTTTTGAACAATTCTTTGTTCAGGACGATCAATCGGTCAGATTGCTGCATGGAGTCGGCATCAAGAATGTGACCAAAGCCGGAGATACCCGGTTTGATCGCGTGGCCGAAATTGCCCGAAACGGCAAAAACATTCCTCTGGTTGAAAAACTGAAAGGTAACAGCTTGTTGGTGGTTGCAGGAAGCACCTGGAAACCCGACGAGGAATTGCTGATTCAGTATATTCATAGCCATCCGGAAACCAAATTCGTTATTGCGCCACACGAAACGAAGAAGGCAAATGTAGAAAGGTTGATAAGTCTGTTGAAAACTCCGGTTATTTGTTATACAGAAGCCACTGAAGAATCGGTTATGAACAAACAGGTTTTGATTGTTGATACCATTGGAATTTTATCGTCAATTTATAAATATGCCGATTTAGCTTATATTGGCGGTGGATTTGGGGTTGGAATACATAATACACTAGAAGCAGCCATTTTTGGGATGCCAATCGTATTTGGCCCCAATTACCTCAAGTTTAATGAAGCGACAAGCATGGTAAAATTAGGCATCGCCTTTCCTGTAACCGATTCCACGTCGTTGAACTTAATTTTCGATCAATTACTATCCGACAACCAAAAGAGAAATTGGATTGCCAGAGAATGTACTGGTTTTACAAACCATAATCTAGGCGCTACGCAAATTATCTTAAACAAAGTTTTCAACAGGTAA